A single Gasterosteus aculeatus chromosome 2, fGasAcu3.hap1.1, whole genome shotgun sequence DNA region contains:
- the mapk13 gene encoding mitogen-activated protein kinase 13 isoform X2, whose amino-acid sequence MEARAHFYREEINNTAWEVPEKYTRLKQIGTGAYGSVCSAINEKTKEKVAIKKLHRPFQSEIFAKRAYRELRLLKHMKHENVIGLLDVFSSASSLDDMQDFYLVMPYMFTDLSKVRGHLTEDKVQFLVYQMLCGLRYIHKAGIIHRDLKPGNLAVNQDCELKILDFGLARSTDAEMTGYVVTRWYRAPEVILNWMHYTQTVDIWSVGCIMAEMINGKTLFKGRDYMDQLTQIMKVTGVPGAEFTQKLDSQEAKNYIKALPRYPRKDFSTLFPRASAMGIDLLEKMLVLDGDERPTAELALEHPYFDSLRDLEDLPPPAPYDDSHDNATLSLDEWKRLCFKEVRSFVPFPRRDSKRKNTLTMSP is encoded by the exons ATGGAGGCTCGGGCGCATTTCTACCGCGAGGAAATCAACAACACGGCGTGGGAGGTGCCGGAGAAGTACACCCGCCTCAAGCAGATAGGGACCGGGGCGTACGGCTCGGTGTG CTCAGCAATAAATGAGAAGACTAAAGAAAAAGTGGCCATCAAGAAGCTCCACAGGCCCTTCCAGTCAGAGATCTTCGCTAAGAGGGCCTACAGGGAGCTGCGACTGCTCAAACACATGAAGCATGAAAAC GTGATAGGACTTCTTGATGTGTTCTCATCCGCCTCGAGCCTCGACGACATGCAGGACTT CTACCTGGTGATGCCTTACATGTTTACTGACTTGTCCAAGGTCCGAGGTCATCTCACAGAAGACAAAGTCCAGTTTCTCGTCTACCAGATGCTGTGTGGTCTCAGG taCATTCACAAAGCTGGGATCATCCACAGG GATCTAAAGCCTGGAAACTTGGCAGTGAACCAGGACTGTGAACTGAAG ATCCTGGACTTCGGGCTGGCTCGCAGTACCGACGCTGAGATGACGGGCTACGTGGTGACCCGCTGGTACCGGGCACCCGAGGTCATTCTGAACTGGATGCACTACACGCAGACTG TGGACATCTGGTCTGTGGGCTGTATCATGGCAGAAATGATCAATGGGAAAACCCTTTTCAAAGGGAGAGATT ACATGGACCAGCTGACTCAGATCATGAAAGTGACTGGAGTACCTGGAGCAGAGTTTACACAGAAGCTGGACAGCCAAGAG GCCAAAAATTATATTAAGGCCCTTCCACGCTATCCCAGAAAAGACTTCTCAACGCTGTTCCCCCGAGCCAGTGCAATGG GTATTGACCTGCTGGAGAAGATGCTGGTTCTGGACGGGGACGAGAGACCCACAGCTGAACTAGCTCTGGAGCACCCATATTTCGACAGCCTAAGGGACCTAGAAGACTTACCGCCGCCTGCACCATACGATGACAGCCATGACAACGCCACCCTGTCCCTGGATGAGTGGAAGC GGTTATGCTTCAAAGAAGTGAGGAGCTTTGTGCCATTCCCACGCCGTGACTCTAAGAGGAAAAACACCCTAACGATGTCTCCGTGA
- the mapk13 gene encoding mitogen-activated protein kinase 13 isoform X1: MDFILKTPNGNKLSGKTSFLCFLFLSSVFASPPEQVTALQAEGGELVSQVSPYPLDDGGSGAFLPRGNQQHGVGGAGEVHPPQADRDRGVRLGVVIGLLDVFSSASSLDDMQDFYLVMPYMFTDLSKVRGHLTEDKVQFLVYQMLCGLRYIHKAGIIHRDLKPGNLAVNQDCELKILDFGLARSTDAEMTGYVVTRWYRAPEVILNWMHYTQTVDIWSVGCIMAEMINGKTLFKGRDYMDQLTQIMKVTGVPGAEFTQKLDSQEAKNYIKALPRYPRKDFSTLFPRASAMGIDLLEKMLVLDGDERPTAELALEHPYFDSLRDLEDLPPPAPYDDSHDNATLSLDEWKRLCFKEVRSFVPFPRRDSKRKNTLTMSP; encoded by the exons AtggactttattttgaaaaccccTAACGGAAACAAGCTGTCGGGTAAGACGTCTttcctctgctttctttttctcagcagTGTTTTTGCTTCACCTCCCGAACAAGTGACAGCGCTGCAAGCTGAGGGAGGAGAACTTGTTTCCCAAGTTTCGCCTTATCCTCTTGACGATGGAGGCTCGGGCGCATTTCTACCGCGAGGAAATCAACAACACGGCGTGGGAGGTGCCGGAGAAGTACACCCGCCTCAAGCAGATAGGGACCGGGGCGTACGGCTCGGTGTG GTGATAGGACTTCTTGATGTGTTCTCATCCGCCTCGAGCCTCGACGACATGCAGGACTT CTACCTGGTGATGCCTTACATGTTTACTGACTTGTCCAAGGTCCGAGGTCATCTCACAGAAGACAAAGTCCAGTTTCTCGTCTACCAGATGCTGTGTGGTCTCAGG taCATTCACAAAGCTGGGATCATCCACAGG GATCTAAAGCCTGGAAACTTGGCAGTGAACCAGGACTGTGAACTGAAG ATCCTGGACTTCGGGCTGGCTCGCAGTACCGACGCTGAGATGACGGGCTACGTGGTGACCCGCTGGTACCGGGCACCCGAGGTCATTCTGAACTGGATGCACTACACGCAGACTG TGGACATCTGGTCTGTGGGCTGTATCATGGCAGAAATGATCAATGGGAAAACCCTTTTCAAAGGGAGAGATT ACATGGACCAGCTGACTCAGATCATGAAAGTGACTGGAGTACCTGGAGCAGAGTTTACACAGAAGCTGGACAGCCAAGAG GCCAAAAATTATATTAAGGCCCTTCCACGCTATCCCAGAAAAGACTTCTCAACGCTGTTCCCCCGAGCCAGTGCAATGG GTATTGACCTGCTGGAGAAGATGCTGGTTCTGGACGGGGACGAGAGACCCACAGCTGAACTAGCTCTGGAGCACCCATATTTCGACAGCCTAAGGGACCTAGAAGACTTACCGCCGCCTGCACCATACGATGACAGCCATGACAACGCCACCCTGTCCCTGGATGAGTGGAAGC GGTTATGCTTCAAAGAAGTGAGGAGCTTTGTGCCATTCCCACGCCGTGACTCTAAGAGGAAAAACACCCTAACGATGTCTCCGTGA